The following are encoded in a window of Suncus etruscus isolate mSunEtr1 chromosome 16, mSunEtr1.pri.cur, whole genome shotgun sequence genomic DNA:
- the SOWAHB gene encoding ankyrin repeat domain-containing protein SOWAHB, whose amino-acid sequence MARELSQEALLDFLCQAGGRVRNAALLGHFKGFLRDPDAPPALLQRRRELFKGFVNSVAAVRQDPDGTKYVVLKRRYRDLLGEEGLQPGRDAPPAAAPRSPPAVRPGEPPLEPQPRRRRRRRRKKEPEEEPAGAAAPAASAGGDGLREAARPGGSGHRAPSPLGAGHAGCAAERARGRRCWECLQNGLGEPPGEPRLAAADRSGHRCAPRQDSRAGPLFQQAAPQTPPTTARAAGSPPAPLPRPASSPAEPPELVSRGSPHLSTLQQQQQRTREWVAKHPQIPGVRKQGPTRAWCVLPDTFPGLSSELDLRMPPPPETASPSFTSASHPLVPGVPESWPRSSPMPIFRSIRCQLSLQDLDDFVDQENHSSEESSSGPKESPGGSEEGLQVAPGTPEWRKLRNPVGDGSPKEGYIDRSLQDLRSQKKGPTSQQLPTGANGLAGHPQEPLPWPAPKFRRSLRRSSLARARLSSSDEEHLEEDFFKKSRRPPRSRKPSKAGAVPSPRVDTALTLRPEDVKVVAAEQGCPENSWAPGRERPAAVVTHRPAEHKSSLVPLDAQEHKWIVMLASGSWVQVLALFFQEPQLALHRDFLTGYTALHWIAKHGAHEALKDLVSGAQKTGITLDVNVKSSCGYTPLHLAAIHGHHSVIKMLVQRLASRVNVRDSSGKKPWQYLTSNTSGEIWQLLGGPRGKPIFPVYPLVRSSSPTRKVKSQEIARNVTRKTSLASLLKSQHHKWKMANQYEKFPILREREEYSD is encoded by the coding sequence ATGGCCCGCGAGCTGAGCCAGGAAGCCCTCCTGGACTTTCTGTGCCAGGCCGGGGGCCGCGTGCGCAACGCCGCCTTGCTGGGCCACTTCAAGGGCTTCCTCCGGGACCCCGACGCGCCCCCCGCGCTGCTCCAGCGCCGCCGCGAGCTCTTCAAGGGCTTCGTCAACTCGGTCGCCGCAGTGCGCCAGGACCCCGACGGCACCAAGTACGTGGTGCTCAAGAGGAGGTACCGGGACCTCCTGGGGGAGGAGGGGCTCCAGCCCGGCCGCGACGCGCCCCCGGCCGCCGCCCCCCGCTCCCCGCCGGCCGTGCGCCCTGGAGAGCCGCCGCTGGAGCCGCAGCCTCGGAGGCGAAGGCGGCGGCGGCGCAAAAAGGAGCCGGAGGAGGAGCCAGCAGGTGCCGCAGCCCCCGCGGCCAGCGCAGGTGGCGACGGGCTTCGGGAGGCGGCGCGCCCGGGCGGCTCCGGCCACCGGGCGCCGTCGCCCTTGGGCGCTGGGCACGCGGGGTGCGCGGCGGAGCGGGCGCGGGGCCGCCGCTGTTGGGAATGTCTCCAGAACGGTCTCGGGGAGCCCCCGGGGGAGCCCCGGCTCGCCGCCGCAGACAGATCGGGCCATCGCTGCGCCCCCCGGCAAGACTCGCGCGCCGGACCCCTGTTTCAGCAAGCCGCGCCCCAGACGCCCCCAACGACGGCCAGAGCCGCTGGCAGCCCGCCTGCTCCCCTGCCCCGTCCTGCTTCTTCTCCCGCAGAACCCCCAGAGCTGGTGAGCCGGGGCTCCCCGCACCTTTCCACcctgcagcagcagcaacagcgcACCCGAGAATGGGTCGCCAAACACCCCCAGATACCCGGGGTTCGGAAGCAGGGCCCGACCCGCGCGTGGTGCGTGTTGCCTGACACATTTCCCGGGCTCTCCTCGGAACTGGACTTACGCATGCCTCCTCCACCCGAGACTGCATCGCCGAGCTTCACTTCTGCCTCTCACCCGCTAGTTCCTGGGGTCCCCGAATCTTGGCCCAGGAGTTCCCCCATGCCCATCTTCCGCAGTATCCGTTGCCAGCTGTCCCTCCAAGATCTGGACGACTTCGTGGACCAAGAGAACCACAGCAGCGAGGAAAGCAGTAGCGGACCTAAAGAGTCCCCTGGGGGTTCCGAAGAAGGGTTGCAAGTGGCCCCGGGAACCCCAGAGTGGAGAAAGCTCAGGAATCCAGTGGGAGATGGGTCTCCAAAGGAAGGCTATATTGATAGGAGCCTACAAGATCTCAGGAGTCAAAAGAAAGGTCCCACCTCCCAGCAGCTCCCAACAGGGGCTAATGGTCTGGCTGGTCATCCTCAGGAACCTTTGCCCTGGCCTGCCCCCAAGTTCAGGAGGTCGCTCCGGAGGAGCTCACTGGCCAGAGCCAGGTTGTCTTCATCTGATGAGGAGCACCTGGAGGAGGACTTCTTCAAAAAGAGCCGGCGCCCACCTCGCTCCAGAAAACCCTCCAAGGCAGGCGCAGTGCCCAGCCCGCGAGTGGATACTGCCTTGACACTCAGACCCGAAGATGTGAAAGTTGTTGCTGCAGAGCAGGGTTGCCCAGAGAACTCCTGGGCCCCAGGCAGGGAGAGGCCTGCAGCCGTGGTGACACACAGACCAGCTGAACACAAGTCATCACTGGTTCCCCTCGATGCTCAGGAGCATAAGTGGATTGTGATGCTTGCCAGTGGCTCTTGGGTTCAGGTGTTGGCTTTGTTCTTCCAGGAGCCCCAGCTGGCTTTGCACCGAGACTTCTTGACTGGGTACACTGCCTTGCACTGGATAGCCAAACACGGAGCCCATGAAGCTTTGAAAGACTTGGTCTCTGGGGCACAGAAAACGGGGATAACATTGGATGTCAATGTGAAATCCAGTTGCGGGTATACCCCACTGCACCTTGCTGCCATTCATGGCCACCATAGCGTAATCAAAATGCTAGTGCAAAGGTTGGCTTCAAGGGTAAATGTCCGGGATAGCAGTGGGAAGAAGCCATGGCAGTATCTCACCAGTAATACCTCTGGGGAAATATGGCAGCTGCTGGGAGGCCCTCGGGGCAAGCCCATTTTCCCAGTCTATCCATTAGTCCGAAGCTCCTCCCCGACCAGGAAAGTTAAGAGCCAAGAAATAGCTAGAAATGTCACCCGCAAGACTTCCCTGGCTAGTCTCCTCAAAAGTCAGCACCACAAATGGAAAATGGCCAACCAGTATGAGAAATTTCCAATCCTCCGAGAGAGGGAAGAGTATAGTGATTGA